CAGGGCGAATTGTTTACCAGGATCTTACCCGCATAAACCTCGCTATCAGGAATGGAGATTTCTTTGAAAATCCGGCTTTTTTGAATGCTATCTCAAACGTCATAGAAAATGACTCAAGCCTGCATCTCATGGGGCTTGTCTCTTACGGAGGCGTTCATAGTTATATAACCCATCTTTATGCCCTTATCAAACTTGCAAAGGAGAAAAGGTTAAAAAAAGTTTATGTACATGCATTTCTGGATGGCAGAGACGTGCCTCCCAAAGCTGCTCTCAATGATATAAAGGAGCTTGATGCTTTTTGTAAGGAGAATGGGATTGCTAAGATTGCAACAGTATCAGGGCGCTACTATGCAATGGACAGAGATAAACGCTGGGACAGGACAAAACTTGCCTATGATGCCCTGACTCTGGGGGTTGCCCCATATAAAGCTCCGGATGCCGTTACTGCGGTTTCTGAAGCTTACAGCAGAGGAGAAACTGACGAGTTTGTGAAGCCGACTATAATCACGGATTCAGAAGGAAAACCCGAAACAGTCATACGTGATAATGATTCTGTGATTTTCTTTAATTTTAGACCTGATAGAGCACGGCAGCTAACCTGGGCTTTTGTAAATAAAGATTTTGAAGGCTTCCCCAGGGAAAAACACCCGAAAGTGTACTATGTCTGTATGGCTCAGTACGATGAAACTCTGAATTTGCCTATAGCTTTTCCACCTGAAGAGCTGAAAAATGTACTTGGTGAGGTTTTGAGCAAGCATGGGTTAACCCAGCTTCGGATTGCCGAAACCGAGAAGTATGCCCATGTGACTTTTTTCCTGAATGGAGGGCAGGAGAGATGCTATGAAGGAGAAGACCGCTGCCTCATCCCGTCCCCAAAGATTTCTACTTATGATCTCAAACCTGAAATGAGTGCATATGAAGTTACGGACGAAGTGATAAAAAGAATCAAAACAGGAAAATATGACGTGATAATCCTTAATTTCGCAAATATGGATATGGTAGGACATACTGGAGTTTTTGATGCCGCAGTAAAGGCTGTAGAAGCTGTAGATAACTGTGTGGGAAGAATTTCAGCGGTTCTGAGAGAAGTGGGAGGTGTAGCTCTTATAACTGCGGACCATGGGAACGCCGAACAGATGGAAGATTCATCTACCAATGAACCTCACACTGCACATACCTCAAATCTGGTAAGATGTATTTACGCTGGAAATCATGAAGTGAAGGCTCTTAAGAATGGAAAACTATGCGATATTGCGCCAACTCTTCTGGAAATTCTCAAGATCAAAAAACCGGAAGACATGAAAGGGGAGTCCCTTATAATAAAAGAGTAATTCGACAAAGAAAGGGTGTAGATATAGAATTAAGCAGAAAAAAGGCATATGAGTCCTTAGACGTCTATATTCTCTTCTGCCCCATCTACTATTCTCTTTTGCCCCTGCTCTCCTCCTTGCCCTTTTCTTACTTTTTATATCATTTTCACAAAAATTAGGTTTTGATAAGATAATTATTAAAAGATTAAATATCAGCAGCTATAATAAAAGAACACAAATAGTTCACAAGTCATGAAATTTAAATCCAGTACTGGAGTTTAACACTGATGATCGAGATAACTACCCCTTCCCGAATTCACATGACTCTTATTGATATGAATGGAGAGATCGGAAGAGTTGATGGAGGAGCAGGATTGACTCTTTCCTCTCCCAATATAAAAATTACGGCAGAAGAAGCCGAAGGCGAAGGAGTCATTATAGAAGGTCTGCAGGATTTTGCCGATCGAATGAAAAGAGCTGCAGAATCTCTGCTCCCTGAAGGGAAAGGAATTAGAATCAACGTAAAGGAAGTGTACCCAGCCCATGTGGGTTTTGGATCAGGGACTCAGTCTTCCCTGGCCGCAGCAGCAGCTGTAAATGAGCTTTATGGGCTTAATAAAAGTGTTAGAGAACTTGCAATTGCAGTAAAAAGAGGAGGAACTTCAGGTATAGGGGTAACTGCTTTTGAGAGGGGCGGATTCATAGTTGATGGAGGCCATAGATTTAAGGATAAAGGTGGTTTTATGCCGTCGGCTGCCAGTCCTGCACCCCCAGGACCCGTACTCTTTAGGGAGGACTTTCCTGAATGGGATATGGTAGTAGCAATCCCTAAAGATAAGGGAATGCATGACCAGGCGGAAATTGACACTTTCAAAAAATTTTGCCCTATCCCTATAGAGGAAGTCAGGGAGATCGCCCATGTCGTACTTATGCAGATGATGCCTGCCGTAATAGAGAAAGATATCGTGAGTTTCGGAGCCGCAGTGAATCATGTCCAGACTGTCGGGTTCAATAAGAGGGAGAGCCTTATCTGGCCTGATTTTGTAAAGAATATTGCTTCTTTCATGCGTAGCAGGAGTTATGGAGCCGGAGTAAGTTCCTTTGGACCTGTAGTATATTCCTTTGTAGACAATAAATCCGAAGCCAGGCAGCTCCAGGCAGAAGTTCAGGAAATGCTTAACGAATCCGTTGGCGGGAGTGTCATCCTTACAAAGGCAAAAAATACCGGTGCAGAGATATCCAAAGTCTAAAACCTTAAAATTCAGTGCGAGTGAGAAGGGAGATTGTCGTGCTCATGCTCAGACAGTCTGTGAAATGATTCCCCTGCTGAACCGAGTGGGTCCACGTGCACGACTACGTTGGAGAGATAATCCAGGCTGTGCATCATCCTGTGCCGTACCTCCACGGCAATTGCGTGCCCTTCTTCGACCGAAAGCATTGGGTCTACAGCAATGTTTACTTCTGCGTATAACCTGTGTCCTAGCCAGCGAACCCTTACCTCAGTAACATCTTTTACCTCTTTTACTTTTTTGACTGTCAGGTAGATTTCGTCAACAATATCCGGTTCTACACCATCAAGCATGCGGGAAAACACAGATTTGCCTGCATCCCAGACGATTTTAAGAATTGCAATTGTGATGAGAAATCCTGCTAGAGGATCAGCTACTGGATAACCCAGCCAGATCCCAAGTGCCCCTAAAAGCACGGCAAGGCTTGTAAAACCATCTGCCCGGGCATGGTAACCATCAGCCACAAGAGCCGCACTTCCAATCTCCTTTCCTATTTTGATTCGGAATCTCGCAACCAGCTCATTTCCAAGAAACCCAACAATAGAAGCTGCCATTACTCCTCCAAGAAACTCCACGGGCTGCGGGAAGAAAAATCTGGAAATTGACTCATAGGCTGCAACAACTGCGCTAAGAAAGATTAACAAGACAATTATCAGGCCTGCAAGATCCTCTACTCTGCCGTAGCCGTAAGTGAAACGCTTATTGGGTTTTTTTCTGGAAAGAAAAAAGGCGAGACCCAGAGGAACCGCAGTTGCGGCATCGCCGAAATTATGGAGCGTGTCAGCCAGAAGAGCTACACTTCCCGAGAACCAGAAAATGAAAACCTGAAAAAGGGCTGTGGCTATCAGCCCAACAAAGGACCATTTGACTGCATAAAGCCCCCTAGAGGTGGAGAGAAGCTCAGGGTCCACAACTCCATGAGTATGAGCACGCGAGTGTTCTTTCCGGGAAGTGTTCGGACCTGTTTTTATCTGTCTCAGACCTCCTTGACTGAAAATTTGAGATAAGATTTTATAAAAGAAAAATTTGGGACAAGGATGTTTCTGAATAAACCCTTTTCAAAACCACTGGTCAAGGGTCCTCTGTCGGGCTCCGGAGGTTGCTTTAAGCCGTTCTACAGCTTTTTCTACCCTGTCAACCGAGAAGTCGTGATCTTCACAAAGGAATTTGAAGAGCCTTTCAGAGTCAGGCTTACCCCACTTTATTTCGTAGTTGTCCGTTACTTCAGGATGGAGAAAAATTTCCCTGATTCTGTCCACAGCTTCGATCTCCACCCCTTTTTCACGGAGCACAGCGTAAATATCTCCATGCTTTTTAATAAGTTTGAGTGCTGTTTTAGGACCTACCTTTTCCAGTCCTTTGTTGTAATCCGTTCCCACACATATTGCTATATCTATGAGCTGCTCCTTGGTAATTTCCAGGGCTTTGAGAGATTCTTCCAGCTCAATTATCTCGGGCTCGACATCAACATAGACGTTTTTTCCGGGAAGCTTGCGTTTTCCCGTGATTGCCAGATTCCGGACGACAACCGGAGCTCCGAAAAGAAAGGAATCATAATCCTGTGATGCAACACAATTCGCATCTCCTTTAAGCACAATATGTGCAGCCTGCGCTTCTCCTTCACAGGGAGCCTGAACAAAAGGAATTCCCATAATATCAAGCAGGTACTTGGAATCTTCAATGATCTCCTCATTTACCTTTGAAGAAGCCTGAGCATACTTATAAGCTGATTTTAAATCTCCTGCAGCCTTTGCGCTTTCCCACTTCTCCCATGAAGATTCCCTTACTTCTTTCCTTTTATTCAGAGTTTCGGACTTGAGGTCAGGAGGCTTGCCGTCAAAAACAAAAAGAGGCTTGATCCCGGCTTCAACAAGGCTTGCTGTCCGGTAGAGCAAGCCTGAGAGATGAGAGGTTACTCTCCCTGTAGAATCGATCAAAGGAGTTCCATCCCGCTGGCGAATAATGCTCAAAAACTGGTGCAGTGCGTTAAAACCATCAATTGCAACCACCTGGTTTGCAAAATCCGAAAGCTTAGCTTTTCTCTTCTGGAGCAGGTCGCCTATATCTGTGCCCATGTTTTCCCTCGAGTATCTGAAGTTTCCCTGAAGTTTTAGAGCTTCCTTTAATTTCTTTTTTATTTCGTCTTTAATCTCTGGTTTTCAACTTTTCTTTAGAAAGCCAAGGTTAGGATGTAGATCAAGGGTTTTACTGCAGATCGATATCAAATCAGATAACTTTACCGCAATGCAGCACCCAACATTTTTTAGACAAGTTTTATTTTTATCACAGTTGTTTTATTCGTTGATCTATACGTCTTATAGGTGCAATAGTTTTATATTTACCGCGTATTTACGGTTATCCTGAACCTATTGAATGATAAAATAGATACTATTAGAAATAGCAACTGCTCAGGAGTAGAAGTGAAGTAATCAGATTTATGGAGTTTCAGTTCAATTCACGGACTGTTGCCTGAATTAATAGGAATACAGTCAAATTAACAGGATCTCTTAGTCAATTCTGAGGTTCAGATCAGGGATGGAACTTCAACCAGGTTACAGTGTTTATATCCACCAGACCTTCCTGAGAGATAATCAAAGCTATCCAGTATGGAAAAAGAAAAATACAAAATTTTAAGCCTTTACATGTACCTTAAAAGTCAAAATGTACCTTAAAAGTCAGGCATTAAGGTCAAGTCGAACATCGATCACTGAATCTTCATTTGCGTCTATTTTGGATATTGTCAGCAAATTACCATTTCTCTCCAGTAAGGTCGCTTTCGTTACCTGTACCTGGTGGCCATCCGTCTGTTTTATATTGTTGTTTTTATGGATAACCAGGAGCTTCTGTCCCCTCTCAGCTCCTTCCCCTATTTTCGACACTATGTTTTTTATGACCTGTTCAAAATCAGAATAAATCAAAATTTCCGATTTATTTGCAACCCTCTTGATAATGCCAATCGGTTCCAGATTAAGGTGCATATTAACTTTCCTTCTTAACCTGCTTACACAAGTAATCAAATAATACTAACTATGAGTAATAATAACTTACGATGCTCAATATCTGAATTATTATTTTTTGGTAATCATAATCTCAGATATTCTCCTTTACTACAGAAGATCCCGTATATATACTTTACTAAACTGCGGAGCTTGTACACGAAAATTCTTAATTAGAAGCAAAGTAGATCGAAAATTAGCGAATATTACGGTTAAAACGAATATTGTTAGTAACAAATTTATGCCCAAAATCAAATGAAACTCGAAAACCTGCTTAAAAAATTTTTAAGTTACTGTTCTTTTAAATTAATATCTTTATTTATAAAGCCCTACAATATAGAATGTGCACTGAAGAGTGTTAAATGAAAGAGAGTTAAATATATCTATAAAAAACTATATCTGCATGTTAGCAAAATTTGAATATACGATCATAATCTTTTTTAAAAATCGAAAATTAAAACCAGGGTCTTATAAAAAATAATTATAAATAAAGTTTAGTGATACTTTCTGCGGTTGAATTCATAGATTGCGTTATCAACTTTGCTTGCGAGCTCATTCATTCTTTCTTCAATCTTTATTCCCGTGCTCTCCATATTGACCTTGAGAGTGCGGTCCTTTGCTTCTATTTTATCTTCGAGCTCCTGAAGCTTGTTGTTGATAGATATGAGCATAACAGACAGCGTTCCAACCAGGACCATAACAGAGAGAATAATCAGGGGGTTTGTGGGTCTGTATGCAAACCTTCTAAGCCACTCAAAGGATAGAAGAAAGGCAGACAGAACCATCACAGCAAGAAATACAGTATCTCTAGTTTCCATCGTATACCTCTAACATACCTGTAATATTTTTCCGCATACACAAGTATTCTGTGATAGCATATCTCAAAATTATTAAGCGGGGATACTTGCGTTTAAGTATTTACTGCTTTTCTATTTTTACTATTTTCTATTTTTACTATTTTCCATTTTTGTTTATTTTTTAAACAGATATAATATATAGTTTTTTTACAGGCTACTTATCTATAGTCCTATTCTGTCACTTTTATTATTGTTTCTGCCAAAAAAGACAGTGCCTAGGTATATATACCGAAAGTACCATTGAGGAAAACTGCATTGTTGAGATACATAAAAAGAAGAATGCTTTCCAAGTAAAATCATTATATAAATATTCAAGAAGAATCGAAGATAAATATACAGTAAATATATAAAGCAATAGATGAGGGATACTGTTAAGAATTAAGGAGTCTAACACTTGAGTTCCAGTGAACGATCAGTTAAAGATTATTTACCTATTCTCTCCATGGGAGGATTAATCCTGATAGTGCAGATTCTTGCACTTTTTTTGTCCATGCCCATGAAAGCTAACGAGATGCAGGCTTTTGAAGACCCAACCCAGGTGTCCTATTCCATATATTATATTGTAATGATCCTGGTTTTTACCCTGTTTGTCCTGATAGCGCTAAAGAGAAACATGAAGTGGACAATCAGCCTTTTTATTTACCTGGCTATTATAAGCACACTTTACTATGTGTTCTTCGCCCTATTTACCCTCATTCCGGATCTATCGGAACATGTAGTCAGTGCAGCTTCAGCCGTGCTATCTATAGGAATAACAGTCTTGCTCTATAAATATCCAGAATGGTACATAGTTGACATTGTAGGCGTTTGTATTGCAGCCGGGGTCAGTGCCCTGATAGGAATTTCCCTTTCAGTAATCCCTGTAATAGTACTTCTGCTACTTCTTGCAATCTATGATGCCATTTCGGTATACAAGACAAAACATATGATTACTATGGCTGAGGGAATAATGGATCTGAAGCTTCCAATCCTGTTCGTAATACCAAAACATTCGAATTACTCCTTCTTGAAGGAAGATTTTAAACCTGGAGAAACGCGTGAAGCTTTTTTCATGGGTCTTGGAGATGCGGTTATGCCCACCCTGCTGGTAGTCTCGGCAAACGTCTTTATAGAGAACAATGGAATTTCGTATCCAGTCCTCGGGGCTATGCTGGGTACTCTTGTAGGGCATGCAATACTCTCCATTCTGGTGATGAAAGGAAAACCCCAGGCAGGACTTCCCTTCCTGAATTCCGGGGTAATCCTGGGGTTTTTTGCTGGAGTCCTGATTTCAGGGGCTTCAATAATGTGAAGTTAACTTTTCTTTAAACTTATTTTATGAGATCATGCTGGATTTCCAGATTTGCAAAGATTTTTTTATTTATAGGGTAATCAATTGGTATGCCCAAAAGAATTGCAGTGGTCTTTGATAGCGCCGGAACCCTTCTACAAATGTACAGAGTAGCAAAGGAAGTCAGCACCGGAAACATCCTTGAGAATATAGAGAGTACTGCTATTGTCGCGCAAAAGAATGGATGTGGGCTTGTAGTCCTGAACGCCGAAAGTGATATAATTCTGGGCTCAAGAAAAGACATGCCTATATTTGAGTTTATAAAAGAATACAGGGTTTCAATAGGTATAAGCTGTTCAAAAGGAAAATTTACCCCGGAAATTGCATATGAAATCATAAGAGGAACATCACCTAGAATGAGTGATATACATGATGTGCTGAAGGCAGTCACAACCCGCTGCCCTAATGTTTTTTACCTTGCAGCTGGCATGATAGTTGACTCTGAAGCCAGAAACGTACCCTATGTACTGAGCACAGGCGGACACGTATTCGATACCACGCTACAAACGGTTCAGACTCTCCATTCCATGAAAGTAGATACGTATATAGCATCCGGGGATAGTCATTTAGCTCTCACACAACTGGCTGAGTTCATAAACATTCCACAGGAGAGAGTCTTTGCCCTTTCAGACACCCTGAAGAAGGAAAAAATTGTGCTTGAGCTAAAAAACAAATATGAAAAAGTAGTCATGGTAGGGGACGGAATCAATGACATACGGGCGTTAAGAGCAGCGGATGTGGGAGTTATGACAACGCAGCAGGGTGACAAAAGGCCCAAAGAACTCAGAGAGGCAGCAGACGTGATAATTGACAACATAATAAAAGTTGTGGATGTGGTAAAAGCATTATAGCCAGTGTATAAAAAACATCTTTTATATAAAATGAACCGATATGTTGCGACGGATCAATATAGTAAGAGGAATCAATAATGACACAACGATCCAATATAGTAAGAGGAATCAAATAACACAACGAATCAATATAATAGAACAAAATCAACACTGATTATAAGCAAATTCGCCAGATGAATCGTTTTAAGTATTGCTTTAAATGTTAACAGTGAAAAAATAATGCGTTATGTTTATGTAATCTTTACTCTTATGTAGTTGCTGCCCAAATGTGTGAAATTCATTGTTTATATTATTGTAATATTCACCTGTAGTAATTGCTTTTCGCTCTTGAGCTATATGCCCAGGCAGGCAAGAGCCACCAGAAAGTTTTGCAGCTCATAATGCGGAGGAAAATCCATGCCAGTATTTATTGAAGTAAAAAACTTAACCGTAGATTTCAACGGTCACAAAGCCCTGAAAAATGTAAATTTAAGCATTAACGAAGGAGAAGTTGTTGGAATTCTGGGAAAAAGCGGGGCCGGGAAGACAATCCTGATGCACATACTGCGCGGTACAGAATCTTTTGAAAACGTCTCAGGTGAAGTGATATATCATCTTGCCCGTTGCCCGAAGTGCGGATATATAGATCGTCCCAGCAAAACAGGTCAGAGATGTCCTGTATGTGGAGAAACCCTGGAAGCTTTCGATGCGGATTTCGTGAAACTTTCCCTTTACGACCCGATAAGGAAAGACGTTACCAAGCGTATAGCTATCATGCTTCAGCGTACCTTTGCCCTTTACGGAGATGAGAGAGTTCTTGTAAACGTTATAAACTCTCTGAATGAAATTGGATACTCTGGAAAGGACTCTATGAGAAAAGCAGTCGAACTGCTGGAAGAAGTAAACCTGAGTCACCGCATGATGCATGTTGCAAGAGAACTTTCGGGTGGAGAGAAACAGAGGGTTGTGCTCGCAAGGCAGCTTGTGAGGAATCCCATGCTTCTGTTAGCTGACGAGCCCACAGGCACCCTTGACCCCATGACTGCAAAACTGGTCCATGATGCTATGACCAGGGCGGTAAAGAACTATAATATGACCATGATCCTGACTTCTCACTGGCCTGAAGTTATAGAACAGATGGCAGATAAAGCCATCCTGCTTGAAAACGGAGAAGTAGTTCAGGAAGGTAACCCGCTTGAGGTCTCTGCAATCTTCATGCAGAGCGTGTCCGTGGTAAAACAGGAAAGAAATGTCATGGTCGGGGAACCTATAATCAGGGTAAGAAACCTCTCCAAACGTTATATCTCAGTTGACCGTGGCGTGGTAAAAGCCGTAGATGGTATATCCTTTGATGTAAAAGAAGGAGAAATCTTCGGACTTGTTGGGGTGAGCGGAGCAGGCAAAACCACAACTTCAAAGATTCTTATGGGGATTTTACCGCCCACATCCGGGGAAGTTGAGGTTCG
The Methanosarcina thermophila TM-1 genome window above contains:
- a CDS encoding HAD family hydrolase codes for the protein MPKRIAVVFDSAGTLLQMYRVAKEVSTGNILENIESTAIVAQKNGCGLVVLNAESDIILGSRKDMPIFEFIKEYRVSIGISCSKGKFTPEIAYEIIRGTSPRMSDIHDVLKAVTTRCPNVFYLAAGMIVDSEARNVPYVLSTGGHVFDTTLQTVQTLHSMKVDTYIASGDSHLALTQLAEFINIPQERVFALSDTLKKEKIVLELKNKYEKVVMVGDGINDIRALRAADVGVMTTQQGDKRPKELREAADVIIDNIIKVVDVVKAL
- the gpmI gene encoding 2,3-bisphosphoglycerate-independent phosphoglycerate mutase codes for the protein MTQAKRPLMLIILDGWGYREAREGNAVLAARTSNLDRLIEEYPSCFLECSGEAVGLPEGQMGNSEVGHLNIGAGRIVYQDLTRINLAIRNGDFFENPAFLNAISNVIENDSSLHLMGLVSYGGVHSYITHLYALIKLAKEKRLKKVYVHAFLDGRDVPPKAALNDIKELDAFCKENGIAKIATVSGRYYAMDRDKRWDRTKLAYDALTLGVAPYKAPDAVTAVSEAYSRGETDEFVKPTIITDSEGKPETVIRDNDSVIFFNFRPDRARQLTWAFVNKDFEGFPREKHPKVYYVCMAQYDETLNLPIAFPPEELKNVLGEVLSKHGLTQLRIAETEKYAHVTFFLNGGQERCYEGEDRCLIPSPKISTYDLKPEMSAYEVTDEVIKRIKTGKYDVIILNFANMDMVGHTGVFDAAVKAVEAVDNCVGRISAVLREVGGVALITADHGNAEQMEDSSTNEPHTAHTSNLVRCIYAGNHEVKALKNGKLCDIAPTLLEILKIKKPEDMKGESLIIKE
- the fen gene encoding flap endonuclease-1, whose protein sequence is MGTDIGDLLQKRKAKLSDFANQVVAIDGFNALHQFLSIIRQRDGTPLIDSTGRVTSHLSGLLYRTASLVEAGIKPLFVFDGKPPDLKSETLNKRKEVRESSWEKWESAKAAGDLKSAYKYAQASSKVNEEIIEDSKYLLDIMGIPFVQAPCEGEAQAAHIVLKGDANCVASQDYDSFLFGAPVVVRNLAITGKRKLPGKNVYVDVEPEIIELEESLKALEITKEQLIDIAICVGTDYNKGLEKVGPKTALKLIKKHGDIYAVLREKGVEIEAVDRIREIFLHPEVTDNYEIKWGKPDSERLFKFLCEDHDFSVDRVEKAVERLKATSGARQRTLDQWF
- a CDS encoding presenilin family intramembrane aspartyl protease PSH encodes the protein MSSSERSVKDYLPILSMGGLILIVQILALFLSMPMKANEMQAFEDPTQVSYSIYYIVMILVFTLFVLIALKRNMKWTISLFIYLAIISTLYYVFFALFTLIPDLSEHVVSAASAVLSIGITVLLYKYPEWYIVDIVGVCIAAGVSALIGISLSVIPVIVLLLLLAIYDAISVYKTKHMITMAEGIMDLKLPILFVIPKHSNYSFLKEDFKPGETREAFFMGLGDAVMPTLLVVSANVFIENNGISYPVLGAMLGTLVGHAILSILVMKGKPQAGLPFLNSGVILGFFAGVLISGASIM
- the atwA gene encoding methyl coenzyme M reductase system, component A2, with the translated sequence MPVFIEVKNLTVDFNGHKALKNVNLSINEGEVVGILGKSGAGKTILMHILRGTESFENVSGEVIYHLARCPKCGYIDRPSKTGQRCPVCGETLEAFDADFVKLSLYDPIRKDVTKRIAIMLQRTFALYGDERVLVNVINSLNEIGYSGKDSMRKAVELLEEVNLSHRMMHVARELSGGEKQRVVLARQLVRNPMLLLADEPTGTLDPMTAKLVHDAMTRAVKNYNMTMILTSHWPEVIEQMADKAILLENGEVVQEGNPLEVSAIFMQSVSVVKQERNVMVGEPIIRVRNLSKRYISVDRGVVKAVDGISFDVKEGEIFGLVGVSGAGKTTTSKILMGILPPTSGEVEVRVGDEWVDMTKLGVENKGRATKYMGFLHQEYGLYTHSSVIDNLTESISLDLPFELGVRKAIMTLKAAGFEENKAKAILPKMTDELSEGERHRIALAQVLIKEPRIVIMDEPTGTMDPITKVSVTNSILKAREELGETFVIVSHDIDFVNEVCDRVALMRNGKIVDIGKPKSVLSQLTEEERIKAAEEI
- a CDS encoding beta-ribofuranosylaminobenzene 5'-phosphate synthase → MIEITTPSRIHMTLIDMNGEIGRVDGGAGLTLSSPNIKITAEEAEGEGVIIEGLQDFADRMKRAAESLLPEGKGIRINVKEVYPAHVGFGSGTQSSLAAAAAVNELYGLNKSVRELAIAVKRGGTSGIGVTAFERGGFIVDGGHRFKDKGGFMPSAASPAPPGPVLFREDFPEWDMVVAIPKDKGMHDQAEIDTFKKFCPIPIEEVREIAHVVLMQMMPAVIEKDIVSFGAAVNHVQTVGFNKRESLIWPDFVKNIASFMRSRSYGAGVSSFGPVVYSFVDNKSEARQLQAEVQEMLNESVGGSVILTKAKNTGAEISKV
- a CDS encoding cation diffusion facilitator family transporter codes for the protein MDPELLSTSRGLYAVKWSFVGLIATALFQVFIFWFSGSVALLADTLHNFGDAATAVPLGLAFFLSRKKPNKRFTYGYGRVEDLAGLIIVLLIFLSAVVAAYESISRFFFPQPVEFLGGVMAASIVGFLGNELVARFRIKIGKEIGSAALVADGYHARADGFTSLAVLLGALGIWLGYPVADPLAGFLITIAILKIVWDAGKSVFSRMLDGVEPDIVDEIYLTVKKVKEVKDVTEVRVRWLGHRLYAEVNIAVDPMLSVEEGHAIAVEVRHRMMHSLDYLSNVVVHVDPLGSAGESFHRLSEHEHDNLPSHSH